In Spodoptera frugiperda isolate SF20-4 chromosome 13, AGI-APGP_CSIRO_Sfru_2.0, whole genome shotgun sequence, the following are encoded in one genomic region:
- the LOC118270262 gene encoding uncharacterized protein LOC118270262, whose amino-acid sequence MAKFLKNIFHTTDRRKAPHYESELEDERSESPQSGTTRHLFISRSGRMRQANKKRHSLTLEIYGDNIQIEAMEKTTSREYHVNAPSHTAPAVVESPAKTRLGRVYREDRYPKAMSTDISAFEIPLDNTVKTVAKEISPEEEIDNAFEILDKS is encoded by the exons ATGGCgaagtttttgaaaaatatatttcacacgACGGATCGGCGGAAGGCCCCTCATTATGAGTCGGAGCTCGAGGATGAGAGGAGCGAGTCCCCCCAGAGTGGCACGACCAGACATCTGTTCATCTCCCGTTCCGGGAGGATGAGGCAAGCTAACAAGAAGAGACACTCTTTAACTCTGGAGATTTATGGAGAT AACATCCAGATTGAAGCAATGGAGAAAACTACGAGCAGGGAGTATCACGTGAACGCTCCAAGCCACACTGCACCAGCTGTTGTAGAGTCCCCAGCCAAAACTAGACTAGGTAGGGTGTACAGAGAAGACAGGTACCCTAAAGCTATGTCCACTGACATCTCCGCGTTTGAAATACCTCTCGACAACACAGTCAAAACTGTAGCCAAGGAAATTTCACCCGAAGAAGAAATTGACAACGCCTTTGAAATTTTAGACAAGTCATAG